A stretch of the Arthrobacter stackebrandtii genome encodes the following:
- a CDS encoding glycosyltransferase family 87 protein: MQETPPSGSSTPQPLIVPSRSDPLLSAMTEPVGGPLGRRTAPGVVKPGFFTVERVLVLVTAAAALLAVVLKGHCRTSGWATPDQYSTVCYSVFPNAFLDGQLEKLVPFFSQGSPFDGPVLAGWVAGAAAWLTSAAGGGPVRQLAFFDVNAALIALLWILTVVVAARTAGRRSWDAAIIAASPVLILTAYVSWDFWAVAPVALALYFFARGRAVASGAALGVAAMAAPYPVVILLALLFLGIRAGALTKMLELLAAALVSWLLVLAPVMLFNPPAFADHVKQMMAAEPTESSIYGGYNLVAQRLGLDEMHVGTVNALSAVLLVVLVLGIMALAFYAPHPPRVGQLLFVAVAGYVVLSKDTEPWHAMWLVPLAALALPKWRPVLLWQAAVVAHFIALMLFRSKGLGNLGNQHAIDMPYFLLAAMISMLATCALAAMVVRDIYAPEHDVVARGGQDPQGGVLDPAPARAPHA, translated from the coding sequence ATGCAGGAAACACCGCCTTCGGGGTCGTCCACGCCGCAGCCACTGATCGTGCCGTCACGCAGCGACCCCCTGCTGTCTGCCATGACCGAGCCGGTGGGCGGACCGCTGGGCAGGCGCACTGCACCCGGTGTCGTCAAGCCCGGATTCTTCACGGTGGAGCGGGTGCTGGTGCTCGTGACGGCCGCGGCCGCGCTGCTGGCGGTTGTCCTGAAGGGCCACTGCCGAACCTCCGGATGGGCCACGCCCGACCAGTACTCCACGGTTTGCTATTCCGTGTTTCCCAACGCCTTCCTGGACGGCCAGCTGGAGAAGCTGGTGCCGTTCTTCAGCCAGGGGTCCCCTTTCGACGGTCCGGTCCTGGCCGGATGGGTGGCTGGCGCGGCTGCGTGGCTGACCTCCGCAGCCGGCGGCGGACCGGTGCGCCAGCTGGCGTTCTTCGACGTCAACGCAGCGCTGATTGCCCTGCTGTGGATCCTGACGGTGGTTGTTGCGGCACGGACCGCCGGGCGCAGGAGCTGGGACGCGGCGATCATTGCCGCCAGCCCCGTGCTCATCCTGACCGCGTACGTCAGCTGGGACTTCTGGGCCGTGGCACCGGTGGCCCTGGCCTTGTATTTCTTCGCCCGGGGACGTGCCGTGGCGTCGGGAGCGGCCCTGGGCGTTGCGGCCATGGCAGCGCCGTATCCCGTTGTCATCCTCTTGGCACTGCTGTTCCTGGGAATCCGTGCGGGCGCGTTGACCAAGATGCTGGAGCTTCTGGCGGCCGCCCTGGTGTCCTGGCTGCTGGTGCTGGCGCCGGTCATGCTGTTCAACCCGCCGGCCTTCGCAGACCACGTGAAACAAATGATGGCAGCCGAACCAACGGAATCCTCCATTTACGGCGGCTACAACCTGGTTGCCCAGCGGCTGGGCCTGGACGAGATGCATGTGGGCACCGTCAATGCACTGTCGGCTGTGCTGCTGGTGGTGCTGGTTCTCGGGATCATGGCTCTGGCGTTCTATGCACCGCACCCCCCTCGTGTGGGACAGCTGTTGTTCGTGGCCGTGGCCGGATACGTGGTGCTCAGCAAGGACACCGAGCCGTGGCATGCAATGTGGCTGGTTCCCCTCGCGGCGCTGGCCCTGCCCAAATGGCGCCCGGTTCTGTTGTGGCAGGCCGCCGTGGTGGCACACTTCATCGCGCTGATGCTGTTCCGAAGCAAGGGGCTGGGGAACCTTGGCAACCAACACGCGATCGACATGCCCTACTTCTTGCTGGCGGCCATGATCTCCATGCTGGCCACCTGTGCCCTGGCGGCGATGGTCGTCCGCGACATATACGCCCCTGAGCATGATGTGGTGGCCCGGGGTGGCCAGGACCCGCAGGGCGGCGTCCTGGACCCGGCCCCCGCGCGGGCCCCCCATGCCTGA